From Bicyclus anynana chromosome 7, ilBicAnyn1.1, whole genome shotgun sequence, the proteins below share one genomic window:
- the LOC112045061 gene encoding DNA polymerase epsilon subunit 4, producing MSEEENYTELDISDVVEDTEQYLETDYQSTNIIGSELSTVPDSEIFNSEDQVAEKNLVTHIVSKPEVLRSTKLPLARIKNIMKMDPDVSIVNAEAVFLVTKATELFLETIAKETYTYTAQQKRKTIAKKDLDVVINKVDCLCFLEGAMDF from the exons ATGTCTGAGGAAGAGAATTATACTGAATTAGATATATCAGACGTTGTAGAAGACACCGAGCAATACCTCGAAACTGATTATCAGTCAACGAATATTATAGGATCTGAGTTGTCAACAGTGCCAGATTCCGAAATTTTCAATTCCGAAGACCAAGTCGCAGAAAAAAACTTGGTTACGCATATTGTAAGTAAACCGGAGGTGTTAAGAAGTACTAAACTTCCGTTGGCAAGGATAAAGAATATAATGAAAATGGATCCGGACGTCAGCATAGTGAATGCCGAAGCCGTCTTCTTAGTCACGAAGGCTACG gaaCTATTCCTAGAAACTATAGCAAAGGAGACCTACACATACACAGCTcagcaaaaaagaaaaacaatagcTAAGAAAGATCTAGATGTTGTCATCAATAAGGTAGACTGCTTGTGCTTTTTGGAAGGTGCTATGGACttctga
- the LOC112045058 gene encoding maltase A1-like isoform X2, with the protein MRLPILLLAVATAAAASDLDWWKTALVYQIYPRSFKDSNGDGTGDLNGITEKLPYLQETGIDAIWMSPIYRSPNYDSGYDITDYRSIQEEYGTMEDFDRLLNVSRGLGMRVVLDFVPNHTGNESEWFSKSTTRTSPYTDYYVWADGLNATDENGTLYEKPPSNWVSSFRGSAWQYHEVRGQYYLHQFVIGQPDLNYRNNVVQEEMKNVLRFWLDKGVSGFRVDAINRLYEADPRNFSGLYPDEPLSGAEGAVPDDYEYLQHIYTENLFETYDVVYDWRDVLDEYITSQGEYKIMMTEAYADLQLMIRYYGTKTRNGSIPFNFSFLGDINKDSTAWEIKTVIDKWMTYMPSGNVANWVNGNHDQSRMANRQGVDRVDAMNMLALILPGVAITYQGEEIGMTDGYVSWNDTQDPQACNTNDPVNYYKKSRDPNRTPYHWDGSANAGFSNTTGATWLPVASNYQTVNLAAQMATQKSHYHFYKDVAAQRKTPALQEGDLDTRALSESLLVVTRLLPGEAGMLGVVNLAAEAQTIDLTSLKILPSDLEVVASGVNCALEKNATLTKSSIPVSAHCALLFRSGIVGGGNAAGAHYLSLPLLVLLVVATYSITACFS; encoded by the exons ATGCGTTTGCCGATTCTCTTGCTTGCGGTCGCGACCGCGGCGGCCGCCTCGGACCTGGACTGGTGGAAGACGGCGCTGGTGTACCAGATCTACCCGCGCTCCTTCAAGGACAGCAACGGAGACGGCACTGGAGATTTGAATG gaATCACAGAGAAGCTCCCTTACCTGCAGGAGACCGGCATCGACGCCATCTGGATGTCCCCCATCTACCGCTCCCCCAACTACGACTCCGGCTACGACATCACGGACTACCGCTCCATACAGGAGGAGTACGGCACCATGGAAGACTTCGACCGCCTCCTCAACGTCTCCAGGGGCTTGG GCATGCGCGTGGTCCTCGACTTCGTGCCCAACCACACCGGCAACGAGAGCGAGTGGTTCTCCAAGTCGACGACCCGCACGTCTCCCTACACCGACTACTACGTGTGGGCCGACGGACTCAACGCGACTGATGAGAACGGAACATTGTACGAAAAGCCTCCCAGCAACTGG GTGAGCTCGTTCCGTGGCAGTGCGTGGCAATACCACGAGGTGCGCGGCCAGTACTACTTGCACCAGTTTGTGATCGGACAGCCCGACCTGAACTACCGAAATAACGTGGTGCAAGAAGAAATGAAG AATGTTCTACGCTTCTGGTTGGACAAAGGTGTTTCCGGTTTCCGCGTGGACGCCATCAACAGGTTGTACGAGGCCGACCCGAGAAACTTCAGCGGGTTGTATCCGGACGAACCTTTGTCAG GAGCGGAAGGAGCCGTACCAGACGACTACGAGTACCTCCAACACATCTACACCGAGAACTTGTTCGAgacgtacgatgtcgtgtacgaCTGGAGGGACGTGCTCGACGAGTACATCACGTCGCAGGGGGAGTACAAGATCATGATGACGGAGGCTTACGCGGACCTGCAGCTGATGATCCGGTACTACGGCACCAAGACCAGGAACGGCTCCATACCGTTCAACTTCAGCTTCCTCGGGGATATCAACAAGGACTCCACCGCGTGGGAGATCAAGACTGTGATTGACAAGTGGATGACTTACATGCCGAGTGGGAACGTTGCAAACTGGGTG AACGGCAACCACGATCAAAGTCGCATGGCCAATCGGCAAGGAGTGGACCGCGTGGACGCCATGAACATGTTGGCTCTCATTCTGCCCGGAGTTGCTATCACTTATCAG GGCGAAGAGATCGGCATGACAGACGGGTACGTGAGCTGGAACGACACGCAGGACCCGCAGGCGTGCAACACGAACGACCCCGTCAACTACTACAAGAAGTCGCGCGACCCCAACCGCACGCCCTACCACTGGGACGGCTCCGCCAACGCCGGCTTCTCCAACACCACGGGCGCCACGTGGCTGCCCGTCGCCAGCAACTACCAGACGGTCAACCTGGCTGCACAGATGGCCACGCAGAAAAGTCATTACCAC TTCTACAAAGACGTTGCCGCGCAGAGGAAGACACCAGCTCTGCAGGAGGGCGACCTGGACACTCGAGCGCTGTCCGAGTCCCTCTTGGTTGTGACGAG ACTATTGCCCGGCGAGGCTGGCATGCTGGGAGTAGTGAACTTGGCAGCAGAAGCTCAAACCATAGATCTGACTTCGCTCAAAATACTGCCTTCTGACTTGGAAGTTGTGGCTTCGGGAGTAAACTGCGCACTCGAGAAGAA TGCCACACTAACGAAGAGCAGCATCCCGGTGTCGGCGCACTGCGCGCTGCtgttcagaagtgggatcgtGGGCGGCGGCAACGCTGCCGGCGCGCACTACCTGAGCCTCCCCTTGCTGGTACTGCTTGTTGTAGCCACTTACAGCATCACGGCTTGCTTCAGTTAA
- the LOC112045058 gene encoding maltase A1-like isoform X1 has protein sequence MRLPILLLAVATAAAASDLDWWKTALVYQIYPRSFKDSNGDGTGDLNGITEKLPYLQETGIDAIWMSPIYRSPNYDSGYDITDYRSIQEEYGTMEDFDRLLNVSRGLGMRVVLDFVPNHTGNESEWFSKSTTRTSPYTDYYVWADGLNATDENGTLYEKPPSNWVSTFRGSAWQYHQVRGQYYLHQFVIGQPDLNYRSDVVQEEMKNVLRFWLDKGVSGFRVDAINRLYEADPRNFSGLYPDEPLSGAEGAVPDDYEYLQHIYTENLFETYDVVYDWRDVLDEYITSQGEYKIMMTEAYADLQLMIRYYGTKTRNGSIPFNFSFLGDINKDSTAWEIKTVIDKWMTYMPSGNVANWVNGNHDQSRMANRQGVDRVDAMNMLALILPGVAITYQGEEIGMTDGYVSWNDTQDPQACNTNDPVNYYKKSRDPNRTPYHWDGSANAGFSNTTGATWLPVASNYQTVNLAAQMATQKSHYHFYKDVAAQRKTPALQEGDLDTRALSESLLVVTRLLPGEAGMLGVVNLAAEAQTIDLTSLKILPSDLEVVASGVNCALEKNATLTKSSIPVSAHCALLFRSGIVGGGNAAGAHYLSLPLLVLLVVATYSITACFS, from the exons ATGCGTTTGCCGATTCTCTTGCTTGCGGTCGCGACCGCGGCGGCCGCCTCGGACCTGGACTGGTGGAAGACGGCGCTGGTGTACCAGATCTACCCGCGCTCCTTCAAGGACAGCAACGGAGACGGCACTGGAGATTTGAATG gaATCACAGAGAAGCTCCCTTACCTGCAGGAGACCGGCATCGACGCCATCTGGATGTCCCCCATCTACCGCTCCCCCAACTACGACTCCGGCTACGACATCACGGACTACCGCTCCATACAGGAGGAGTACGGCACCATGGAAGACTTCGACCGCCTCCTCAACGTCTCCAGGGGCTTGG GCATGCGCGTGGTCCTCGACTTCGTGCCCAACCACACCGGCAACGAGAGCGAGTGGTTCTCCAAGTCGACGACCCGCACGTCTCCCTACACCGACTACTACGTGTGGGCCGACGGACTCAACGCGACTGATGAGAACGGAACATTGTACGAAAAGCCTCCCAGCAACTGG GTGAGCACGTTTCGTGGCAGTGCGTGGCAATACCATCAAGTCCGCGGCCAGTACTACTTGCATCAGTTTGTGATCGGACAGCCCGATCTGAACTACCGAAGCGATGTGGTGCAAGAAGAAATgaag AATGTTCTACGCTTCTGGTTGGACAAAGGTGTTTCCGGTTTCCGCGTGGACGCCATCAACAGGTTGTACGAGGCCGACCCGAGAAACTTCAGCGGGTTGTATCCGGACGAACCTTTGTCAG GAGCGGAAGGAGCCGTACCAGACGACTACGAGTACCTCCAACACATCTACACCGAGAACTTGTTCGAgacgtacgatgtcgtgtacgaCTGGAGGGACGTGCTCGACGAGTACATCACGTCGCAGGGGGAGTACAAGATCATGATGACGGAGGCTTACGCGGACCTGCAGCTGATGATCCGGTACTACGGCACCAAGACCAGGAACGGCTCCATACCGTTCAACTTCAGCTTCCTCGGGGATATCAACAAGGACTCCACCGCGTGGGAGATCAAGACTGTGATTGACAAGTGGATGACTTACATGCCGAGTGGGAACGTTGCAAACTGGGTG AACGGCAACCACGATCAAAGTCGCATGGCCAATCGGCAAGGAGTGGACCGCGTGGACGCCATGAACATGTTGGCTCTCATTCTGCCCGGAGTTGCTATCACTTATCAG GGCGAAGAGATCGGCATGACAGACGGGTACGTGAGCTGGAACGACACGCAGGACCCGCAGGCGTGCAACACGAACGACCCCGTCAACTACTACAAGAAGTCGCGCGACCCCAACCGCACGCCCTACCACTGGGACGGCTCCGCCAACGCCGGCTTCTCCAACACCACGGGCGCCACGTGGCTGCCCGTCGCCAGCAACTACCAGACGGTCAACCTGGCTGCACAGATGGCCACGCAGAAAAGTCATTACCAC TTCTACAAAGACGTTGCCGCGCAGAGGAAGACACCAGCTCTGCAGGAGGGCGACCTGGACACTCGAGCGCTGTCCGAGTCCCTCTTGGTTGTGACGAG ACTATTGCCCGGCGAGGCTGGCATGCTGGGAGTAGTGAACTTGGCAGCAGAAGCTCAAACCATAGATCTGACTTCGCTCAAAATACTGCCTTCTGACTTGGAAGTTGTGGCTTCGGGAGTAAACTGCGCACTCGAGAAGAA TGCCACACTAACGAAGAGCAGCATCCCGGTGTCGGCGCACTGCGCGCTGCtgttcagaagtgggatcgtGGGCGGCGGCAACGCTGCCGGCGCGCACTACCTGAGCCTCCCCTTGCTGGTACTGCTTGTTGTAGCCACTTACAGCATCACGGCTTGCTTCAGTTAA
- the LOC112045059 gene encoding maltase 2: MRLLIVLLVVASAASASELDWWKTALIYQIYPRSFKDSNGDGIGDLNGITQKLPYLQQTGVDAVWLSPIYKSPMYDFGYDIADYREIQDEYGTMADFDNLLNEAKSLGIRVVLDFVPNHTSNESAWFERSAARAAPYGDYYVWADGRNATDENGTVYAMPPSNWVSNFRKSAWEYHPGRGQYYLHQFVIGQPDLNYRSDSVQEAMKDVLRFWLDKGVSGFRVDAVNKLYEADPNNYGGVYPDEPLSEIPGLGPDDYEYLIHVYTENLNETYDVVYDWRDLLDEYIATQGEYKIMMTETYADLSLMIKYYGTKTRNGSIPFNFSFLEDITMNSTAWDIKTVIDRWMTYMPSGRVANWVNGNHDKSRVGTRQGVDRIDAMNMLALILPGVAVTYQGEEIGMVDGYVSWNDTVDPWGCNTDDPVAYASVSRDPERTPYQWDGSAHAGFSTAASTWLPVADNYLTLNLAAQIAAQKSHYHFYKDVVANRKSPAIQEGDLDTKALSESLLVVTRLLPGEAGMLGVVNLAAEAQTIDLTSLKILPSDLEVVASGVNCALEKNATLTKSSIPVSAHCALLFRSGIVGGGNAAGAHYLSLPLVLLVVATYSITACFS, from the exons ATGCGTTTGTTGATCGTGTTGCTTGTCGTCGCGAGCGCGGCGTCCGCGTCCGAGCTGGACTGGTGGAAGACCGCCCTCATATATCAAATTTATCCGCGCTCCTTCAAGGACAGCAATGGGGACGGTATTGGCGATTTAAATG GAATCACACAGAAGCTGCCGTACCTGCAGCAGACGGGCGTGGACGCGGTGTGGCTGTCCCCCATCTACAAGTCCCCCATGTACGACTTCGGCTACGACATCGCGGACTACCGCGAGATACAGGACGAGTACGGCACCATGGCCGACTTCGACAATCTCCTCAACGAAGCTAAGAGTTTGG GCATCCGCGTGGTGCTGGACTTCGTGCCCAACCACACGAGCAACGAGAGCGCGTGGTTCGAGCGgtcggcggcgcgcgcggcgccctACGGCGACTACTACGTGTGGGCCGACGGACGCAACGCCACGGACGAGAACGGCACCGTCTACGCCATGCCGCCCAGCAACTGG GTCAGCAATTTTCGTAAAAGCGCCTGGGAATACCACCCAGGCCGCGGCCAGTACTACTTGCATCAGTTTGTGATCGGACAGCCCGATCTGAACTACCGAAGCGACAGTGTGCAAGAAGCGATGAAG GACGTTCTACGTTTTTGGTTGGACAAAGGAGTGTCTGGCTTCCGCGTAGACGCAGTCAACAAGTTGTACGAGGCCGATCCTAACAACTACGGAGGAGTTTATCCCGACGAACCTCTGTCAG AGATCCCCGGCCTAGGACCCGACGACTACGAGTACCTCATCCACGTGTACACGGAGAACTTGAACGAGACGTACGACGTGGTGTACGACTGGCGCGACCTGCTCGACGAATACATCGCCACGCAGGGGGAGTACAAGATCATGATGACGGAGACGTACGCCGACCTGTCGCTGATGATCAAGTACTACGGCACCAAGACCAGGAACGGCTCCATACCGTTCAACTTCAGCTTCCTCGAAGACATCACGATGAACTCCACCGCTTGGGATATCAAGACTGTCATAGATAGGTGGATGACTTACATGCCGAGTGGGAGGGTCGCTAATTGGGTG AACGGCAACCACGACAAGAGCCGAGTGGGCACGCGCCAGGGAGTGGATCGCATCGACGCCATGAACATGTTGGCTCTCATTCTGCCCGGAGTCGCTGTCACTTACCAG GGCGAAGAGATCGGCATGGTCGACGGCTACGTGAGCTGGAACGACACGGTGGACCCCTGGGGCTGCAACACGGACGACCCCGTCGCCTACGCGAGCGTGTCGCGCGACCCCGAGCGCACCCCCTACCAGTGGGACGGCTCGGCGCACGCGGGGTTCTCCACGGCGGCCAGCACCTGGCTGCCGGTCGCCGACAACTACCTCACGCTGAACCTGGCGGCGCAGATAGCCGCCCAGAAGAGCCATTACCAT TTCTACAAAGACGTAGTAGCGAACCGGAAGTCGCCAGCAATACAAGAGGGAGACTTGGACACGAAGGCTTTGTCGGAGTCACTCCTAGTCGTGACCAG ACTATTGCCCGGCGAGGCCGGCATGCTGGGAGTAGTGAACTTGGCAGCAGAAGCTCAAACCATAGATCTGACTTCGCTCAAAATACTGCCTTCTGACTTGGAAGTTGTGGCTTCGGGAGTAAACTGCGCACTCGAGAAGAA TGCCACACTAACGAAGAGCAGCATCCCGGTGTCGGCGCACTGCGCGCTGCTGTTCAGGAGTGGGATCGTGGGCGGCGGCAACGCTGCCGGCGCGCACTACCTGAGCCTCCCCTTGGTACTGCTTGTTGTAGCCACTTACAGCATCACGGCTTGCTTCAGTTAA